A single region of the Ancylobacter novellus DSM 506 genome encodes:
- a CDS encoding L,D-transpeptidase family protein, producing MSGRGKEAGLGLGGRRPGGAAALLLSAATGLALASFAGVPPVRAQEMSGAPIALDRAGNGTGGFEAGQGASPLPAVAADNEPFDIFGKRRPSPARSAALAMRPEPAPFPLNAALPAEPTVGKGAPNTGAGTPGVTSPSLATPASPLPAAGTPASVKPPQTADSNAPGAQVPARLADLLGGQIVRFASRPADQQALVAFYTARGNQPAFTSGNHVSPLGQIALDQFAAAAVEGLNPADYAVPALPPKASDAQVAEMELRLAATVLTYARHVQSGRFDPKTISKDVDPSPTVPDPAAVLALVSGSPNPRAAFDSFAPQYDEYKLLKVELAKLMAEGRGVTQVQVPAGPMLRPGDSDPRVPLLRARLGIGGAPEDTEYDSFLADAVRDFQKLSGLKPDGVVGRGTLAALNGAGGDQMPDIIANMERWRWVPHQVAPVYVMVNIPEFMVRVVVNEQTVHETRVVVGKPDTQTPLMSENMQYAVFNPSWNVPPSIIRNEMLPKLMADPYALERQGIDVVRNGRIVDPGAIDWSRGATGYSFRQEPGERNALGRMKFMFPNKHAVYLHDTPSRSLFARERRAFSHGCVRVHEPLAFAEALFALGLPNEGWSQPRIAKLVGGNEKSVTLKRRFPVHLVYFNTFVDGNGRLVSREDLYGINGATKAILGLDGVRRVAAGGAGTLRQ from the coding sequence ATGTCGGGTCGCGGGAAAGAAGCGGGGCTGGGGCTTGGCGGGCGTCGCCCGGGAGGCGCGGCGGCGCTGCTGCTGTCGGCGGCCACCGGGCTCGCTCTGGCGAGCTTCGCCGGCGTCCCGCCTGTGCGGGCGCAGGAGATGTCCGGCGCGCCCATCGCGCTCGACCGCGCCGGCAACGGCACCGGCGGCTTCGAGGCCGGGCAGGGCGCCTCGCCGCTGCCGGCTGTCGCCGCCGACAACGAGCCCTTCGATATTTTCGGCAAGCGCCGGCCGAGCCCGGCGCGCAGCGCGGCGCTGGCGATGCGGCCGGAGCCGGCGCCCTTCCCGCTCAATGCGGCGCTGCCGGCCGAGCCCACCGTCGGCAAGGGCGCGCCGAATACCGGCGCGGGCACGCCCGGTGTGACCTCGCCGAGTCTCGCAACCCCTGCCTCGCCGCTGCCGGCGGCCGGCACCCCGGCCTCGGTGAAGCCGCCGCAGACGGCCGATTCGAACGCCCCCGGCGCGCAGGTGCCGGCGCGGCTGGCCGATCTCCTCGGCGGCCAGATCGTGCGCTTCGCCTCGCGTCCGGCGGACCAGCAGGCGCTCGTCGCCTTCTACACCGCCCGCGGCAACCAGCCGGCCTTCACCAGCGGCAACCATGTCTCGCCGCTCGGCCAGATCGCGCTCGACCAGTTCGCCGCCGCGGCGGTGGAGGGGCTGAACCCGGCCGACTATGCGGTGCCGGCGCTGCCGCCCAAGGCGAGCGACGCGCAGGTCGCGGAGATGGAGCTTCGCCTCGCCGCGACCGTGCTCACCTATGCCCGCCATGTGCAGAGCGGGCGCTTCGACCCGAAGACCATCTCCAAGGACGTCGATCCCTCGCCGACCGTGCCGGACCCGGCGGCGGTGCTGGCGCTGGTGTCGGGCTCGCCCAATCCGCGCGCGGCCTTCGACTCCTTCGCCCCGCAATATGACGAGTACAAGCTGCTCAAGGTGGAGCTCGCCAAGCTGATGGCGGAAGGGCGCGGCGTCACCCAGGTGCAGGTGCCGGCCGGGCCGATGCTGCGTCCGGGCGACAGCGATCCGCGCGTGCCGCTGCTGCGCGCACGCCTCGGCATCGGCGGCGCGCCGGAGGACACCGAATATGACAGCTTCCTTGCCGATGCGGTGCGGGACTTCCAGAAGCTCTCCGGCCTGAAGCCCGACGGCGTGGTCGGGCGCGGCACCCTCGCGGCGCTGAACGGGGCCGGCGGCGACCAGATGCCCGACATCATCGCCAATATGGAGCGCTGGCGCTGGGTGCCGCACCAGGTGGCGCCGGTCTATGTGATGGTGAACATCCCCGAATTCATGGTCCGGGTGGTGGTCAACGAGCAGACCGTGCACGAGACCCGCGTCGTCGTCGGCAAGCCGGACACGCAGACCCCGCTCATGTCGGAGAACATGCAGTACGCGGTGTTCAATCCGTCCTGGAACGTGCCGCCCAGCATCATCCGCAACGAGATGCTGCCCAAGCTGATGGCCGACCCCTATGCGCTGGAGCGCCAGGGCATCGACGTGGTGCGCAACGGGCGCATCGTCGATCCCGGCGCGATCGATTGGAGCCGCGGCGCCACCGGCTATTCCTTCCGCCAGGAGCCGGGCGAGCGCAACGCGCTGGGGCGGATGAAGTTCATGTTCCCGAACAAGCACGCGGTCTATCTGCACGACACGCCGAGCCGCTCGCTGTTCGCCCGCGAGCGCCGCGCCTTCAGCCATGGCTGCGTGCGCGTGCACGAGCCGCTCGCCTTCGCTGAGGCGCTGTTCGCGCTCGGCCTGCCCAATGAGGGCTGGAGCCAGCCGCGAATCGCCAAGCTGGTCGGCGGTAACGAGAAGTCGGTGACGCTGAAGCGCCGCTTCCCGGTGCACCTCGTCTATTTCAACACTTTCGTGGACGGCAATGGCCGCCTCGTCAGCCGCGAGGACCTTTACGGCATCAACGGCGCCACCAAGGCCATTCTCGGCCTCGACGGCGTGCGCCGGGTCGCGGCGGGCGGGGCGGGCACGCTGCGCCAGTAG
- a CDS encoding 5-(carboxyamino)imidazole ribonucleotide synthase, whose amino-acid sequence MLKPGDTIGILGGGQLARMIALAAAPLGLKAHIYAPEDGSPAFDVASAHTRAAYDDLAALERFAGAVDVVTYEFENVPVYTADFLARHVPVHPGPHALGITQDRLEEKEFVSGLNIKTAPFAAVHDEAELEAALNRIGRPAVLKTRRFGYDGKGQAIIREGDDAAAKFAHIGRHPSILEGFVPFEREVSIVAARTEDGRFEAYEVTQNEHRHHILHRSTVPADVSPAVAAVSREIARRIGEALGYVGVFAVEMFLVVVDGAQGVIVNEIAPRVHNSGHWTLDGAVTSQFEQHVRAIAGWPLGAVERYGRVEMTNLIGDEADDWLAVLEEPGAHLHLYGKEEARPGRKMGHVTRIFDED is encoded by the coding sequence ATGCTGAAGCCCGGCGACACCATCGGCATCCTCGGCGGCGGCCAGCTCGCCCGCATGATCGCCCTCGCCGCCGCCCCGCTGGGGCTGAAGGCGCATATCTACGCGCCCGAGGACGGCAGCCCCGCCTTCGACGTGGCGAGCGCCCACACCCGCGCCGCCTATGACGACCTCGCGGCGCTGGAGCGCTTCGCCGGCGCGGTCGACGTCGTCACCTACGAGTTCGAGAACGTCCCGGTCTACACCGCCGACTTCCTCGCCCGCCATGTACCGGTGCATCCCGGCCCGCATGCGCTTGGAATCACGCAGGACCGGCTTGAGGAGAAGGAGTTCGTCTCCGGCCTCAACATCAAGACCGCGCCCTTCGCCGCCGTGCATGACGAGGCGGAGCTGGAGGCGGCGCTCAACCGGATCGGCCGTCCGGCGGTGCTGAAGACCCGCCGCTTCGGCTATGACGGCAAGGGACAGGCGATCATCCGCGAGGGCGACGATGCCGCCGCCAAATTCGCCCATATCGGCCGGCACCCGTCGATCCTCGAAGGCTTCGTGCCCTTCGAGCGCGAGGTCTCGATCGTCGCCGCCCGCACCGAGGACGGCCGCTTCGAAGCCTATGAGGTGACGCAGAACGAGCACCGCCACCACATCCTCCACCGCTCCACCGTGCCGGCGGACGTGTCGCCCGCGGTGGCGGCGGTCTCGCGCGAGATCGCGCGGCGCATTGGCGAGGCGCTCGGCTATGTCGGCGTGTTCGCGGTGGAGATGTTCCTCGTGGTGGTCGATGGCGCGCAGGGCGTCATCGTCAACGAGATCGCCCCACGGGTGCACAATTCCGGCCACTGGACGCTGGACGGCGCGGTGACCAGCCAGTTCGAGCAGCATGTGCGCGCCATCGCCGGCTGGCCGCTCGGCGCGGTCGAGCGCTATGGCCGGGTGGAGATGACCAACCTCATCGGCGACGAGGCCGACGACTGGCTCGCCGTGCTGGAGGAGCCCGGCGCGCATCTGCACCTCTACGGCAAGGAAGAGGCGCGGCCCGGCCGCAAGATGGGCCATGTGACCCGCATCTTCGACGAGGACTGA
- the purE gene encoding 5-(carboxyamino)imidazole ribonucleotide mutase, whose amino-acid sequence MSDLTARTAGERPVAIIMGSQSDWETMRHAAETLEALGVGHDCRIVSAHRTPDRMFAFAKGAKAAGFKVIIAGAGGAAHLPGMVASLTTLPVFGVPVESKALSGVDSLHSIVQMPAGVPVGTLAIGKAGAVNAGLLAAAVLALSDPALDERLAAWRAARTEAVTERPA is encoded by the coding sequence ATGAGCGACCTGACGGCCCGGACGGCGGGCGAGAGGCCCGTCGCGATCATCATGGGCAGCCAGTCGGACTGGGAAACCATGCGCCATGCTGCCGAGACGCTGGAGGCGCTCGGCGTTGGCCATGACTGCCGCATCGTCTCGGCCCACCGTACCCCGGATCGCATGTTCGCCTTCGCCAAGGGCGCGAAGGCGGCCGGCTTCAAGGTGATCATCGCCGGCGCCGGCGGCGCCGCCCACTTGCCGGGCATGGTCGCCTCGCTCACCACCCTGCCGGTCTTCGGCGTGCCGGTGGAATCGAAGGCCCTGTCCGGCGTCGATAGTCTCCATTCCATCGTGCAGATGCCGGCCGGCGTGCCGGTCGGCACGCTTGCCATCGGCAAGGCCGGCGCGGTGAATGCCGGCCTGCTCGCCGCCGCCGTGCTGGCGCTGTCCGATCCGGCGCTGGACGAGCGGCTCGCCGCGTGGCGCGCCGCGCGCACCGAAGCGGTGACGGAGCGGCCGGCGTGA